A section of the Meles meles chromosome 8, mMelMel3.1 paternal haplotype, whole genome shotgun sequence genome encodes:
- the LOC123949395 gene encoding olfactory receptor 52A5-like, with protein sequence MFIPNGSVFMPPVLTLTGIPGLESVQHWIGIPFCVMYFIAVIGNSLILGLIKYEHSLHKPMYIFLAMLGATDIALSTCILPKMLGIFWFHLPEISFAVCLFQMWLIHSFQAVESGILLAMALDRYVAICDPLRHNTILSQQLLIHIAVGVILRAAILVAPSIVLIKCRLKLYRTTVISHTYCEHMAIVKLAIEDVRINKIYGLFVAFSILGFDIIFITLSYIQIFITVFQLPQKEARFKAFNTCIAHICVFLQFYLLAFFSFFTHRFGAHIPPYVHILLSNLYLLVPPFLNPIVYGVKTKQIRDHVLKIFFSKKPS encoded by the coding sequence ATGTTCATACCTAATGGTTCTGTCTTCATGCCCCCTGTCTTGACACTCACTGGCATTCCTGGACTGGAGTCAGTGCAGCATTGGATTGGGATTCCATTCTGTGTCATGTATTTCATCGCTGTGATTGGGAATTCCCTAATTTTGGGTCTAATCAAATATGAGCACAGCCTCCATAAGCCCATGTACATATTTTTGGCCATGCTGGGGGCCACGGACATTGCACTGAGCACCTGCATTCTTCCCAAAATGTTAGGCATCTTCTGGTTCCACTTGCCAGAGATTTCCTTTGCAGTCTGCCTTTTCCAAATGTGGCTTATTCACTCATTCCAGGCAGTTGAATCAGGCATCCTACTAGCAATGGCCCTAGATCGATACGTGGCCATCTGTGACCCCTTGAGACATAATACCATCCTCTCCCAGCAACTTTTGATTCACATTGCAGTTGGGGTCATACTCAGGGCTGCTATTCTTGTAGCACCATCCATTGTGCTCATCAAATGTCGTCTTAAACTCTACCGAACCACAGTGATCTCCCACACTTATTGTGAGCACATGGCCATCGTGAAGCTGGCCATTGAAGATGTCCGCATCAACAAGATATATGGTCTCTTTGTTGCCTTCAGTATCTTAGGGTTTGACATAATCTTCATCACCTTGTCTTACATTCAAATCTTTATCACTGTGTTTCAGTTGCCCCAGAAGGAGGCACGATTCAAGGCCTTTAATACCTGCATTGCGCACATCTGTGTCTTCTTACAGTTCTACCTCcttgccttcttctccttcttcacaCATAGGTTTGGTGCTCACATACCACCATATGTTCATATCCTCTTATCAAACCTCTACCTGTTAGTCCCTCCTTTCCTCAACCCTATAGTCTATGGCGTGAAGACCAAACAAATTCGTGACCATgtcctgaaaatatttttctccaaaaaaCCATCTTGA